In a genomic window of Spirosoma agri:
- a CDS encoding diacylglycerol kinase family protein, producing MINVRKVWRSFGFAGQGIVALFRYENNARVHLLIAGLVLLAGCWLHLSLVEWSILLTQIGLVWAAEAFNTAIEKLCDFVSPGLHPQIKAIKDLSSGAVLILAIAAVVVGLLILGSKLLAIFGIHIIS from the coding sequence ATGATTAATGTTCGTAAGGTCTGGCGTAGTTTCGGATTTGCAGGACAAGGTATTGTTGCTCTGTTTCGCTACGAAAACAACGCCAGGGTCCATCTGCTCATCGCCGGATTGGTGCTTCTGGCGGGATGTTGGCTACACCTTAGTCTTGTGGAGTGGTCGATTCTGCTTACTCAGATTGGGCTGGTCTGGGCTGCCGAAGCGTTCAACACGGCCATCGAAAAATTATGCGATTTTGTTTCCCCCGGACTACATCCGCAGATCAAAGCGATCAAGGATCTTTCGTCGGGAGCGGTGCTTATTCTGGCCATCGCAGCCGTCGTTGTCGGACTGCTTATTCTCGGCAGTAAACTACTGGCTATTTTTGGCATTCATATCATTAGTTAA
- a CDS encoding winged helix-turn-helix domain-containing protein: MKDLLAQFNKAFESKARLNIMSVLMVNDSMSFNAFKELLGLTDGNLATHLRALEESGYVSVQKQFIGRKPNTTYSTTDTGRQAFADHLNALEEFIRNM, from the coding sequence ATGAAAGACCTGCTTGCTCAGTTTAATAAAGCATTTGAGAGTAAAGCGCGGCTGAATATCATGTCGGTCCTGATGGTCAATGACTCCATGAGTTTCAACGCGTTTAAAGAACTGCTCGGTCTCACGGATGGCAATCTGGCTACCCATCTGCGGGCGCTGGAAGAATCGGGCTATGTATCCGTGCAGAAACAATTTATCGGGCGTAAACCAAATACGACTTACTCCACTACCGACACGGGGCGACAGGCCTTTGCCGACCACCTCAACGCGCTGGAAGAGTTTATCCGGAATATGTAA
- the lepA gene encoding translation elongation factor 4 yields MKHIRNFCIIAHIDHGKSTLADRLLEFTKTVGSRDMQAQLLDDMDLERERGITIKSHAIQMDYMYNGELYTLNLIDTPGHVDFSYEVSRSIAACEGALLLVDASQGTEAQTISNLYLALNNDLVIIPVLNKIDLPGAMPEEIKDEMVDLLGCKRDDIIPASGKEGIGVPEILAAIVERIPAPKGDPNGSLQALIFDSHFNSYRGIEVIFRVKNGRIRKGDKVKFMNTGKEYTADEIGTLRLSQEPKDVIECGDVGYLISGIKVAKEVKVGDTVTTIDNPASAAIQGFSEVKPMVFAGIYPVETSEFEDLRDAMEKLQLNDAALVWEPETSAALGFGFRCGFLGMLHMEIVQERLEREFDMTVITTVPSVRFEVLTTKGEELQVSAPAEMPEPNLIDYIEEPFIRAQIISKSEYVGGIMSLCMDKRSILKNQVYLTADRVELQFEMPLAEVVFDFFDKLKTISRGYASLDYEFMDNRESDMVKLDVMLNGDKVDALSAIVHRSKSYEWGKKLCEKLRELIPRQQFEIAIQAAIGQKIIARETLSALRKDVLAKCYGGDISRKRKLLDKQKKGKKRMRQVGNVEIPQEAFMAVLKIN; encoded by the coding sequence GTGAAACATATCCGTAATTTTTGCATTATTGCTCATATCGACCACGGCAAGAGTACCCTGGCCGACCGACTGTTAGAATTCACCAAGACTGTAGGGTCACGCGATATGCAGGCTCAGTTGCTCGACGACATGGATCTGGAGCGCGAGCGGGGCATCACCATTAAGAGTCACGCGATTCAAATGGATTATATGTACAACGGTGAGTTGTACACGCTAAACCTGATTGACACGCCAGGTCACGTCGATTTTAGCTATGAAGTGTCGCGGTCGATTGCGGCCTGTGAGGGTGCGTTACTACTCGTTGATGCCTCGCAGGGCACCGAAGCGCAGACCATTTCCAACCTCTATCTGGCGCTCAACAACGATCTGGTCATTATTCCCGTGCTGAATAAAATTGACCTGCCCGGTGCCATGCCCGAAGAGATCAAGGATGAGATGGTCGATCTGCTAGGCTGTAAGCGCGACGACATCATTCCCGCATCGGGCAAAGAAGGCATTGGCGTTCCCGAAATCCTGGCGGCCATTGTCGAGCGGATTCCCGCACCGAAAGGCGATCCAAACGGTTCTCTGCAAGCCCTGATTTTTGACTCACACTTCAACTCCTACCGGGGTATTGAGGTTATTTTCCGAGTAAAGAATGGCCGCATTCGCAAAGGTGACAAAGTAAAGTTCATGAATACCGGCAAAGAGTACACTGCCGACGAGATTGGAACGTTACGCCTGTCGCAGGAGCCCAAAGATGTCATTGAATGTGGCGACGTAGGCTACCTGATCTCAGGTATTAAGGTAGCGAAAGAAGTCAAGGTGGGCGATACCGTTACCACTATCGATAATCCCGCCAGTGCTGCCATTCAGGGCTTTTCGGAGGTTAAGCCAATGGTATTCGCCGGTATTTATCCGGTGGAGACCAGCGAATTTGAAGACCTGCGTGACGCGATGGAAAAGCTGCAACTGAACGATGCGGCTCTGGTCTGGGAGCCTGAAACATCGGCAGCGCTGGGTTTTGGCTTTCGCTGCGGTTTTCTGGGAATGCTCCACATGGAGATTGTGCAGGAGCGGCTGGAACGCGAGTTCGATATGACCGTTATTACCACTGTTCCATCGGTTCGCTTCGAGGTATTGACCACAAAAGGGGAGGAACTTCAGGTATCGGCACCAGCCGAAATGCCCGAACCAAACCTGATCGATTATATTGAAGAACCGTTTATTCGGGCGCAGATCATCTCAAAATCCGAGTACGTTGGCGGCATTATGAGCCTGTGTATGGACAAGCGAAGCATTCTCAAAAACCAGGTTTACCTGACCGCCGATCGGGTCGAACTTCAGTTTGAGATGCCGTTGGCCGAGGTTGTATTCGACTTCTTCGATAAACTCAAGACAATTTCGCGCGGCTACGCATCGCTTGACTACGAGTTCATGGACAACCGTGAATCCGACATGGTAAAGCTGGATGTAATGCTCAACGGCGACAAAGTTGATGCGTTGTCGGCCATCGTTCACCGGTCAAAGTCGTATGAGTGGGGTAAAAAACTGTGCGAAAAGCTCCGGGAATTGATTCCCCGTCAACAATTCGAGATAGCGATTCAGGCTGCCATTGGACAGAAGATTATTGCCCGAGAAACCCTAAGCGCCTTGCGTAAAGACGTACTGGCGAAGTGTTATGGCGGTGATATATCGCGTAAACGCAAACTGCTCGACAAACAGAAAAAGGGGAAGAAACGGATGCGCCAGGTTGGCAACGTCGAAATTCCACAGGAAGCGTTTATGGCCGTTCTGAAAATCAACTAA
- a CDS encoding head GIN domain-containing protein, which yields MKTIALSILVMTAGMNSASTDWKKDRSVSGFTSLSVSSGIDVYLTQGGSEKLSLEAKGIDEEDVKSEIKNGVLKLYIDRKGVMNWSFGRSSYVKAYLTFRQLTNLQASGGADVFGQGRLSFNDLNLEASGGSDVKLDLKADDLNVSASGGADAILEGSARSLNAKGSGGADLDARELTVEVCNASSSGGSDVYVNATKELSMKASGGSDIYYYGSAKVLSKSESGGSDIKHKN from the coding sequence ATGAAAACTATAGCTTTATCGATCCTGGTAATGACGGCTGGCATGAACTCGGCCAGTACCGATTGGAAAAAAGATCGTTCGGTGTCGGGCTTTACAAGCCTAAGCGTCAGCAGTGGCATTGATGTTTATTTGACGCAGGGCGGTTCGGAAAAGCTGTCACTTGAAGCCAAAGGGATCGACGAAGAAGATGTCAAGTCGGAGATAAAGAACGGTGTCCTGAAACTCTACATTGACCGTAAAGGCGTTATGAACTGGTCTTTCGGTCGCAGTAGTTATGTAAAAGCGTATCTAACCTTCAGGCAGTTGACCAACCTTCAGGCATCAGGTGGTGCCGACGTGTTTGGACAGGGCCGACTGTCGTTTAACGATTTAAATCTTGAGGCATCGGGTGGTTCGGATGTGAAACTGGATCTTAAAGCCGATGACCTGAATGTATCTGCGTCGGGCGGTGCTGATGCTATTCTGGAGGGTTCGGCGCGGTCGCTCAACGCCAAAGGTTCCGGAGGAGCCGATCTCGATGCGCGTGAACTAACGGTTGAAGTCTGTAATGCCAGTTCATCGGGTGGCTCAGATGTATACGTTAACGCAACCAAAGAATTGAGTATGAAGGCATCCGGTGGTTCCGATATTTATTATTACGGCTCGGCTAAAGTGCTGTCAAAGAGTGAGTCTGGCGGATCAGACATCAAGCACAAAAATTAA
- a CDS encoding 5-(carboxyamino)imidazole ribonucleotide synthase — translation MTPTIGILGGGQLGLMLLQAAIDWNLRVHILDPDAEAPCRHLCTQFTQGALTDYDTVYQFGQTVDVLTIEIERVNVEALEALEREGKKVFPQPAVIRVIQDKRLQKQFYRDHNLPTADFVLTDNRADVALLEIHQPDFFPAFHKLGRDGYDGRGVQRIASVADVGKAFDAPGVLEKAVDFEKELAVIVARNERGEVQTFPTVEMVFHPELNLVEYLFAPAQISAAIDKQAQDIARRTADAFGIVGVLAVELFLDKMGNVLINEVAPRPHNSGHQSIRANVTSQFEQHWRAILNYPLGDTTAYQPAAMVNLLGEDGHTGPAIYEGLENLLAMPGVFPFFYGKAITKPFRKMGHVTVMDDSLERLREKVSEVKAGIRVVT, via the coding sequence TTGACACCGACTATTGGTATTCTTGGCGGGGGCCAGCTTGGTCTGATGCTGCTGCAAGCCGCTATAGACTGGAACCTCCGCGTTCATATTCTCGACCCCGATGCGGAAGCACCCTGCCGACATCTGTGTACGCAATTTACGCAGGGCGCGCTTACGGATTACGACACCGTATATCAGTTTGGACAAACGGTCGACGTACTGACCATCGAAATTGAACGGGTCAATGTTGAAGCGCTCGAAGCGCTGGAACGGGAAGGAAAGAAGGTATTTCCGCAACCAGCCGTTATTCGTGTTATTCAGGACAAACGGCTTCAGAAACAGTTCTACCGCGATCATAACCTCCCCACCGCCGATTTTGTGCTCACCGACAACCGGGCGGATGTTGCACTCCTGGAAATACATCAGCCCGATTTTTTTCCGGCTTTTCACAAACTGGGTCGGGATGGTTACGATGGGCGGGGCGTTCAGCGAATCGCATCGGTCGCCGATGTTGGTAAGGCATTCGATGCGCCGGGCGTACTGGAAAAAGCCGTTGATTTCGAGAAAGAGCTGGCCGTTATCGTTGCTCGTAACGAACGGGGCGAGGTACAGACGTTTCCAACGGTTGAAATGGTCTTCCATCCTGAACTGAATCTGGTCGAATATTTATTCGCTCCGGCACAGATTTCAGCAGCGATCGACAAGCAGGCGCAGGACATTGCCCGTCGTACTGCCGATGCCTTCGGTATTGTTGGTGTGCTCGCTGTTGAGCTATTTCTGGATAAGATGGGAAACGTACTGATCAACGAAGTAGCTCCGCGTCCGCACAACAGTGGTCACCAATCGATTCGGGCGAATGTTACGTCGCAGTTCGAACAGCACTGGCGGGCTATTCTCAATTATCCTCTTGGCGACACAACGGCCTACCAGCCAGCCGCTATGGTGAACTTGCTTGGTGAGGATGGCCATACCGGTCCGGCGATATACGAGGGGCTGGAAAATCTGTTGGCTATGCCGGGTGTATTTCCGTTTTTTTATGGGAAAGCGATCACCAAACCATTCCGCAAGATGGGCCACGTAACCGTTATGGATGATTCACTGGAACGACTACGCGAGAAAGTGTCGGAGGTTAAAGCAGGAATTCGTGTCGTGACTTGA
- a CDS encoding ABC transporter ATP-binding protein, which translates to MIHLNNVSKYYPAGFGRIYVLRNISLDISQGEFVSIMGPSGSGKSTLLHILGLLEEPSDGEYLFEDQPVQKLSEKRRTELHRTQIGFVFQAYHLIDELTVYENIETPLLYKGLSGSERKSRVAELLDRFNIVAKKDLFPAQLSGGQQQLVGIARALAAEPSVIFADEPTGNLHSDQARDIMEIFSELNKKDGVTIVQVTHSEVNAQYGSRIIRLKDGWLEPEVAKAAL; encoded by the coding sequence ATGATTCATCTTAACAACGTCTCTAAATACTACCCGGCTGGCTTTGGCCGAATCTATGTGTTGCGGAACATAAGCCTCGACATTTCGCAGGGCGAGTTCGTGTCGATCATGGGTCCATCGGGGTCGGGAAAATCAACGTTACTGCATATTCTGGGCTTGCTCGAAGAGCCATCGGATGGTGAGTATTTGTTCGAAGATCAGCCCGTTCAAAAATTATCGGAGAAGAGACGAACCGAACTCCACCGAACTCAGATCGGCTTCGTATTTCAGGCGTATCACCTGATCGACGAACTGACGGTTTATGAGAACATTGAAACGCCACTGCTCTATAAAGGACTGAGCGGGTCAGAACGCAAAAGCCGCGTGGCTGAACTCCTGGATCGCTTCAATATTGTCGCCAAAAAGGATTTATTTCCCGCCCAACTATCAGGGGGGCAGCAGCAACTAGTGGGTATTGCCCGTGCATTGGCGGCTGAACCGTCCGTTATTTTCGCCGATGAGCCGACCGGAAATCTGCATTCCGATCAGGCGCGCGACATCATGGAAATTTTCAGTGAGTTAAATAAGAAAGACGGCGTAACTATTGTTCAGGTGACCCACTCGGAAGTAAATGCCCAATACGGTTCGCGCATAATCCGGCTGAAAGATGGCTGGCTCGAACCCGAAGTCGCCAAAGCAGCCCTCTAA
- a CDS encoding DUF1361 domain-containing protein: protein MQQIVYFPQRGLVNRTGQPKTGKGLQAIAAMTAAGLCLVITRGLLTGNWWFFIMLTWNLFLAFFPLGVVLILRDLRRSGFLSRWLFGSCLAIWLAFLPNAPYIITDLYHIKNVDNPLLWFDTMTIFLFAQTGLLIGLYSILIVHRLVRPLIGAKLTWLVLLTGQLLSGFGIYLGRFGRWNSWDVLTNPLNLFSAIADATHNHLSIKLTLAYGFVLVVLYVAFWWYVDYEADHAN, encoded by the coding sequence ATGCAACAGATAGTATACTTCCCCCAACGTGGGTTGGTTAATCGAACGGGCCAGCCCAAGACGGGCAAGGGCTTACAGGCAATAGCCGCAATGACGGCAGCCGGATTATGTCTAGTCATCACGCGTGGTCTCCTCACCGGTAACTGGTGGTTTTTCATCATGTTAACCTGGAACCTCTTTCTAGCCTTTTTTCCACTGGGCGTTGTCCTCATCCTGCGCGATTTGCGACGAAGTGGTTTTCTAAGTCGCTGGTTGTTTGGATCCTGCCTGGCAATCTGGCTCGCGTTTTTACCTAATGCCCCCTACATCATCACCGACCTGTACCACATCAAGAACGTCGACAATCCATTGCTCTGGTTCGACACCATGACCATTTTCCTGTTTGCGCAAACGGGTCTATTGATCGGTTTGTACTCGATTCTGATCGTTCATCGTCTAGTTCGTCCGCTTATTGGTGCCAAGCTAACCTGGCTCGTCTTGCTGACCGGTCAGTTGCTATCGGGTTTCGGTATTTATCTGGGTCGATTTGGCCGGTGGAACAGCTGGGATGTGCTGACAAACCCGCTGAATCTGTTCAGCGCGATTGCCGATGCTACCCATAATCACCTGAGCATAAAGCTTACTTTAGCGTACGGCTTTGTGCTGGTGGTTCTGTACGTAGCCTTCTGGTGGTATGTCGACTACGAGGCCGATCACGCTAACTGA
- a CDS encoding glycosyltransferase family protein, translating to MKVTGFSIVRNALTFDYPIVEAIQSVLPLCDEFVVAVGKSDDDTLALIQGIGSDKIRIIETVWDDSLRTGGQVLAVETNKALAAVSADTDWAFYIQGDEVLHERYIPVVRQAMEQYLDQPIVEGLLFNYLHFYGSYRYIGDSPRWYRHEIRVIRNTGHVTAYRDAQGFRTIDNQKLRVKLIDAYIYHYGWVKPPEVQKHKLAGTQRFWNGDQQIEQAHQTLSDFDYSTIDALAEFKDTQPAVMQPRIKAQNWQFDFDIREKRYSAKNQLKTFVERLTGWRMGEYRNYKLLR from the coding sequence ATGAAAGTTACCGGGTTCAGCATCGTCAGAAACGCCCTTACATTCGATTATCCCATCGTCGAAGCCATTCAATCCGTTCTACCCCTCTGCGACGAGTTTGTTGTGGCCGTTGGTAAGTCGGATGATGACACGCTGGCGCTGATTCAGGGTATAGGTTCAGACAAAATCCGGATCATCGAAACCGTCTGGGACGATTCACTTCGGACCGGTGGGCAGGTACTGGCGGTAGAAACCAACAAGGCGCTGGCCGCTGTTTCGGCAGATACCGACTGGGCCTTTTACATCCAGGGGGATGAGGTGCTCCATGAACGCTATATACCGGTTGTCCGGCAGGCTATGGAGCAGTACCTGGACCAGCCTATAGTAGAAGGACTTCTGTTCAACTACCTTCATTTTTACGGATCATACCGCTACATTGGCGATTCTCCCCGGTGGTATCGACACGAAATCCGGGTCATTCGTAACACCGGACATGTTACAGCCTATCGGGATGCGCAGGGATTCCGAACAATCGATAACCAGAAATTACGCGTCAAACTGATCGATGCCTACATCTATCATTATGGCTGGGTAAAACCACCTGAGGTTCAAAAGCATAAGCTGGCCGGTACACAACGCTTCTGGAACGGCGATCAGCAAATCGAACAGGCGCACCAGACGCTCAGCGATTTTGACTACAGCACCATTGATGCACTGGCCGAGTTCAAGGATACGCAACCGGCGGTGATGCAGCCCCGAATAAAGGCGCAGAACTGGCAGTTTGACTTCGACATTCGGGAAAAAAGATATTCGGCCAAAAATCAGCTAAAGACATTTGTCGAACGTCTGACCGGATGGCGGATGGGCGAATATCGAAACTACAAATTGCTTCGGTAG